CCTGTGCCTCTGCGCCTCCCTCGCCGCCGGGGGGCAGTTCGACAAACCCAAAAACACCCGGGCGCCGGAGCGTCCGCCCGCGGCGTCGGCGAAGGCACCCGAAGCGACCGCCAGGGCGGTGGAAGAGATCTTCGGGGAGGGGGACCGGGCCCTGATCCGGCGCTACTTCGCCGACAACCGCTCGAACCTGCCGCCGGGGCTGGCCAAGCGGGGGGGCGATCTTCCCCCCGGGCTGGAGCGCCAGCTGCGGCGCAAGGGCCACCTCCCGCCGGGGCTCGAGAAGCGGCTGCACCCCTTCCCCAACGACCTGGAGCGGCGGCTCCCGCGCCTCGGGGAGGGAATCGCGCGCGGCGTCATCGGCTCCAAGGCTGTTCTTCTGAACCGCGCCACCAACCTGATCCTCGACGCCTTCGAGATCTACTAGCCCGCTCCGGCGCGGTCCCCGGGGGCGCTCCCCCTTGACAACCCCGCCGCCATCTATATCTTGAACAGGTGCAAACGGACGTTTTTGTCAACGACCGCGGCCGCGGAGGACCGTCCCCCGGCCGTTGAGGGAAGCAGAGCCATGGACCGATACACCGAAGGCATCATCGAGCACGGCCTCTCGCGCCGGAAATTCCTGAAATCCGCCGCGGTCTCCGCGGCCGGGGCCGGCGTGCTGGGCGCCGCCGGCTGTTCCCCGCACGCCCCGGGAGAAAAGAGCGGGATCGAGGCGGAGGGCTTCGGAAAAAGTTCGGACGGGGGCGCCGTCCTCTCCTTTCTCCGCAAGCCGGAGCCGGTCGCGGAGGCCGACATCGAGGCCACCAGGACGTTCGACGTGGTGGTGGTCGGCGCGGGGGCGTCGGGGGTCCCGGCCGCCCTCTCCGCCGCGGAAAACGGGGCGAAGGTAGCCGTGCTGCAGAAGGAGAGCATCGTCGTCTCCCAGGGAAACTCCGGCGCCGGGATCGACCTGGACAACAGCGACCCGGCGGGGGTCGAGGCGCTGGTGGCGCGGCTCATGAAGGACAACGCCCACCGCTGCGACCCCCGGCTCGTCCGGCAGTGGGCCCACCACTCCGGGGAGGCGGTGCGCTGGGTCATCGACCGGGCCGGGAAGGCCGGGGCGCAGGTCATCGACCAGGGGAACCTCCAGCAGTCGGCCATCCTCGACGTCAACGGCTACCGGATGAACTACCACACCGCCTATTTCGGGCCCAAGCCCTACACCAACGGGGACGGCATGCGGGCCCTGGGCGCGCTGGCGGCCCGGCGGGGGGTGGAGTTCTTCTTCGGTACCCCCGCCGTCGAACTGGTCCAGGAACCCTCCGGGCGGGTCACGGGCGTCATCGGCCGGGGCGAGGGGGGGAGGTGCACGAAGTTCCTCGCGCGGAAGGGGGTGATCCTGGCCACCGGCGACTACCAGAACAACAAGGCGATGTGCGATTACTTCATCCCCGACCTCCGGCACTACGGCCGCAAGCAGCTGAACCGGACCGGGGACGGCCACATCCTGGGGTACTGGGCGGGCGGGGTGATCGAGCCGATCGGCCACACCAAGATGATCCACGACTTCGACGCCGGGCCGGCCACCATGTGCGACATGCCGTTTCTGGCGGTCGACCGGCACGGCCGACGCTTCGTGAACGAGTCGGTCGAGATGTCGGTGCTCAACAACTACCTGCGCCAGGCGGAGCGGACGGGGGAGTATTCCCAGGTCTTCGACTCGAACTACATGAAGCAGGCGGCCGGCTGGCCGGGGAGGCTGGTCCCGCCCGAGGGGCTCCGGCACTACATGCCCGGGGAGCCGGGGCCGCACGAGGGGGTGTTCGAGGCCTTCATCAACACGCACCGGGCCGACACCCTGGAGGAACTGGCGCGCAGGATCGGGGTCGACCCCGAAACCTTCGTCGCGACCGTCCGCCGCTACAACAAGCTGGCCGCCTCGGGCCGCGACACCGATTTCGGTAAGCCGGCCCACATGCTCCGCCCGGTCGACACCCCCCCCTTCTACGGCATCCGCCGCACGCTGCGGGTATCGACCCTCTGCTCCGGCCTCCTGGTCGACGAGCACCACCGCTGCCTCGACGCCGAGGGGAGCCCCATCCCGGGGCTTTACGCGATCGGCAACCTCGGGGGGGGATTCTACGGCGGCGTCGATTACCCGCTCACGATCTTCGGGCTTTCGCTGGGGCGCTGCTACACCTTCGGCTACCTCACCGGGCGCCACGTCGCGCGGCTGTAGGGCGGAGACACACACATGGGAGAACTGGACATGCAGAAGGGGAACCGACCGGCCCGCGGGAAGGGGCCGAAACTGGCCCGGGCGGGGGTCGTGCTGATCGTGCTGATCGCGGTGGCCGCGGGGGGGGCGACGGTATACCGCATGCCGTCGGCCTGCGGCGTGTGCCACACGCCGATGGCGGAGTACGTCGAGGGCTACCACGGGGGGGACGCCTCGCTCATGATCACCGGGCACGCCCGGGCCGAAGACGCCCTGGTCTGCCTCGACTGCCACGAGTCGGAGCTCCGGGGGGACACCGTCCGGGGCGTCCGCTGGGTGACGGGCGATTACGAGTTCCCGCTCCCGAAGGCGCCGATGGGGACGCGCGCCTTCTGCCTCGAGTCGGGGTGCCACGACGAACGGGAGATCCTCGAGGCGACCGAATCGCTCGAGAGCGCCAGGCTGGCCGACGGGACGGCCGACTACAACCCGCACGACCCGCGCCACGGCAGGCAGGAGTGCAGCCGCTGCCACACCATGCACGGCAAGTCGGTGCTGATGTGCAGCCAGTGCCACGACCTCGTGCCCCCCGAGGGCTGGGTCACCCCCGACGTGACCGGCCTCGTCGCCTCGAGATAACCAATCGGCGGCGGACGCCGCGCCCCCCGGCCCCTGGTGACCCCGAAGCGGTCGTTTCCCCCAAAATTCCCGAAAAATTGCGGAAAATCGGGCGCGCGGCTGTGGAAACGGGCGCCCGGGGGGGTATATGATATGCCCAGCGCCGCAGCCGATAGCGGTTGGCGGCGTCAAGGAGGTTGGTATCGTGGCCCTGCCCAAGTTCGCCTTTTTCAAAGACCGCATCGTCCCCTACGGCGACGCCAGAGTCGGAATGCTCACCCACGCGCTTAATTACGGCACCGCCGTGTTCGGAGGGCTGCGGGCCTACTGGAACGAGGAGGAAAGGCAGCTGTTCCTCTTCCGGCCCGAGGACCACTACCAGCGCTTCCTGGAATCGGGCCGGCTCCTGCTGATGGAGCTTCCCTACGGCAAGGAGGAGATCGCGCGCTTCACCGTCGAACTGCTCCGGGCGGAGGGGCACCGCACCGACTGCTACATCCGCCCGCTCTGCTACTACGGCGACGAGATCATCGGCGTGCGCCTGCACGACCTGCACCCGGAACTGACGATCATGGCCATGCCCTTCGGCTCCTACGTGCAGAACGAGGAGGGGATCCACGTCACGGTCTCCTCCTGGAAGCGGATCGACGACAACATGATCCCGGCGCGCGGCAAGATCGCCGGCACCTACGTGAATTCCGCCTTCGTCAAGACCGACGCGCAGCGCTCCGGGTTCGACGAGGCGCTGGTGCTGAACAACGACGGGCACATCGCGGAGGGGTCGGCCGAAAACTTCTTCCTCGTCCGCAAGGGCGTCGTCTGCACCCCCCCCGTGACCGAGAACATCCTGGAGGGAATCACGCGGCGCACCATCTTCATGCTGATGCGTGAGGAGATGGGGATCGAGGTGGTGGAGCGCCCGATCGACCGGACCGAGGTCTACCTGGCCGAAGAGGCCTTCTTCTGCGGCACCGGGGTGCAGGTGGCCGCCATCACGGCGGTGGACCACCGCCCGGTCGGCACCGGGGAGCTCGGCCCCATC
This genomic window from Acidobacteriota bacterium contains:
- a CDS encoding branched-chain amino acid transaminase, with translation MPKFAFFKDRIVPYGDARVGMLTHALNYGTAVFGGLRAYWNEEERQLFLFRPEDHYQRFLESGRLLLMELPYGKEEIARFTVELLRAEGHRTDCYIRPLCYYGDEIIGVRLHDLHPELTIMAMPFGSYVQNEEGIHVTVSSWKRIDDNMIPARGKIAGTYVNSAFVKTDAQRSGFDEALVLNNDGHIAEGSAENFFLVRKGVVCTPPVTENILEGITRRTIFMLMREEMGIEVVERPIDRTEVYLAEEAFFCGTGVQVAAITAVDHRPVGTGELGPITRELRRVYFDVVRGKNPKYRELCVPVY
- a CDS encoding FAD-dependent oxidoreductase; translated protein: MDRYTEGIIEHGLSRRKFLKSAAVSAAGAGVLGAAGCSPHAPGEKSGIEAEGFGKSSDGGAVLSFLRKPEPVAEADIEATRTFDVVVVGAGASGVPAALSAAENGAKVAVLQKESIVVSQGNSGAGIDLDNSDPAGVEALVARLMKDNAHRCDPRLVRQWAHHSGEAVRWVIDRAGKAGAQVIDQGNLQQSAILDVNGYRMNYHTAYFGPKPYTNGDGMRALGALAARRGVEFFFGTPAVELVQEPSGRVTGVIGRGEGGRCTKFLARKGVILATGDYQNNKAMCDYFIPDLRHYGRKQLNRTGDGHILGYWAGGVIEPIGHTKMIHDFDAGPATMCDMPFLAVDRHGRRFVNESVEMSVLNNYLRQAERTGEYSQVFDSNYMKQAAGWPGRLVPPEGLRHYMPGEPGPHEGVFEAFINTHRADTLEELARRIGVDPETFVATVRRYNKLAASGRDTDFGKPAHMLRPVDTPPFYGIRRTLRVSTLCSGLLVDEHHRCLDAEGSPIPGLYAIGNLGGGFYGGVDYPLTIFGLSLGRCYTFGYLTGRHVARL